The Flavobacterium sp. K5-23 genome segment TCTTTTGTTAAATCTGTAGAAAAATGACTAAGTAAAACAAAATGTCCCCAAGCTCTTAATATGTGTGCTTGCGCAACAATATTATCATAAGTAGCTTTATCTGCTGCTTTTGGAGTAAATAATGCAGCACCTGCAATAACTCTGTTTGCTCTATTTATAAGAGAATAGTTAGTTCCCCAAATTTCAGCTGCGTCACCAGAACTTGTATTTAAGTTAAATACATATTCTCCACCATTTAAACCTTGACCTCCATTAGCAAATCCAATTGCAACTTCATCAGTAAAAACTGTACTAAAAGCAATAGGGCTTTCACCTGAAACAAATGCATAGACACCGTTTAGTCCAAGTTGTAAATCACCAACAGTCTGAAAAGTAACTTCAGGAGTTAATTCACCAGGCTGAACTATATCAATTGCATCCTCACAAGAAGAAAACAATGAAACGATCAATGCGAATAAAATAAAATTAATTTTTTTCATGTCTTTTTTATATTAAAATTCTAATTGTAAACCTACTGAAACCATCTTTGGCGTTGGGTATTGGTATTGATCCCCAGAACGTGTGCTTTCAGCATCCCAACCTCTCCATTTAGAGAAAGTAAATAAATTTTCTCCTTGGATAAATGTTCTTACACTTTTGAAAGGAGTTTTAGCTAAAGCTCTTTTAGATACATTATACCCAAAAGACACAAATCTCAATCTTACATATGAAGCATCAACTAAATATCTATCTGAGTTATTTTGTGACGCAATATTTGTAGCTTTCAAAGCAGGAATATTAGTATTTCTATTATCTGGAGTCCATGCATTTAACAAATCAGAAGTTAAATTAAATACACCAACATTATTTGTAGGATTTTGCAATCCTAATAAATCCCAATCCAATCTATATACTTTAGCAGTATAAGAGAAACTAGCATTTAAGAAAAATCCTTTATAGCTTGAATCAAATCCAAATCCACCTTGATAAACCGGTATTTTTGATTTTCCAGTATGAACTCTATCAGCAGCTGGGTCAGGGTTCTCAGTAATACTTCCGTTTTTATCCAAGAAAAGTAAATTACCATTTGCCGGGTTTACACCTGCATATCTAGTAAGGAAATATTCGTCAATAATTTTAGATTCTTCGATTACAGTACTACCATTATCAATTCTTCCAGTTGCACCAGCGATATCAATAATTTTATTTTTATTATATGATCCGTTAAAGTTAAATGAAAGATTAAACCCATCATTATTAGTAATAGCATCATACTTTAAAGTTGCTTCAACACCTTTATTCTCAAGAGAACCAAAGTTAGCATTAACGATAGTTGTAGCATTAATAGCTGATAAAGGAACAGGAATAAATAAATCTGTAGTTTTCTTTTCATAAACATCAAAAGATCCACTCAATTTACCGTTAAAAACTTCAAAATCTAAACCAATATTAGCTTGAGCCGTTTTTTCCCAACGCAAATCAGAAACTCCTAATTGATTAAGAACATATGCTTGCAAACCATTATATCCAGTTGCAGTAGTATATAATTCTTTTGTATTGTTTAAAGAAGAAAAAGATCCATTAGAAACGTCTTGATTTCCAGAAGTACCATAAGAACCTCTTAGTTTAAGTACATTAAATACAGAATTTTTCATGAAAGCTTCTTTGTCAATATTCCAACGACCACTTACTGAATAAAAAGTACCCCATCTGAATGAAGACGCAAATCTAGAAGAAGCATCTCTACGAATAGTAGCTCCAAAACCATATTTATCTGCATAATCATAATCAGCAGTAGCAAAGTATGAAAATAAACCAGCTGAAGCTTCGTAAGCACTTACAGTAGGAACGTTTCTATCGTTACTTGGTCCATCAAGAATGTAACCAGTACCTCCACCTGGAGAAGTTGTTTTTGGATCTAAACCTCTTTGACGGAAGTTCAATCCATTTAAATGTGACTTAATGTATTCTACAAAAGCAGAAGCACTCACACTGTGTTTTTCATTAAAAGTACGATCGTAAACTAATCTTGAGTTAGAAGTCAAAACAACTCTTCTGTCAAATGATTGAAATTCATGATCATTAGCAACTGCAGCAGCACCAAACAATAAAGAGTTAAATGAAACTGGACTTTGCCATTGATATTGAGTCTCTTGAGCATAGTCAATACCAAATGAAGAACCTACACTAAGATCTTTAGTTAATTTATAACTTCCGTCTAAATTCACTAAACCTTTTAATTCATCAACTACATTTTTATAAGTAGCTAATTTATCAACTAACATTAATGGAGTTAAAAGTAAAGTACCAGAAGCTCTATAATCAGCTAAAAGTTGAGCTGGAGTAGAATACTGACCAGCAGTAAGGTAAGGAGCACCAGTATTAGCACCTAATACATAGTTTCTATTTACCGCACCTGTACCAATACTATTTGGTTCGTTTCTTCTAGAGAAGTTAAGCGATGTTGTAGTAGAGTAATTGAACTTATCATCATTAGATTTTCCACTTACGTTACTTCTAAAACTGAATCTTTTTAAATCAGAATCAACAAGAATACCTTTTTGATCAAAATATCCAATAGAAGAGTAAGAAGTCATGTTTTTTCCACCACCTGATAAACTCAACACTTGGTTTTGAGAAACACCAGTTCTAAAGAAATAATCCAACCAGTCAAAATTAGGAGCAGCTGCAATTTCTGCATCAGTCATTGGAGCACCATTAACACCACCATTGAATCCTTTACCTCTACCATACGCTCTTTCAGTCGTAAGTAATTCTTGAGAATTCATTAAGTCATACTTAGTACTTTGTAAAGATGTAAAACCTGTAGTAGAAGTATATTTAATACTTAAAGGAGAATCGAAACTTCCTTTTCTTGTTTTTACGATGATTACACCGTTAGCACCTCTATTTCCGTAGATAGAAGTAGCACCCGCATCTTTTAATACAGAAACTGACTCAATATCATCTGGATTGATAGATCTAAAGTTATCAGAATCCAAAGGAATTCCATCAATAACGAATAAAGGTTCAACTTTACCGTTGATAGATCCTGTACCTCTAATAATAATTTGGCTATTAGCACCTGGTTGACCTGAACCTGAAGAAATATTCAAACCAGACACTTGAGCCTGTAATGTTTGAATAAAAGAAGCATTAGGTCTTCCTTCAATAGTCTTTGAACTTACAGTTACAGACGCAACATTAGATTTAGTTTTTGTTTTAGTTACATTGTAACCTTGAACAATCACATTCTCCAAAATTGTAGAATCATCTTCTAACTGAACATTGATTTTGCTTTGAGCACCAACAACGACAGTAACACTTTTTGAACCAATTAAAGAAAAAGTAATCTTTTCTCCAACTGATGCTTTAATAGCAAATTTACCGTCAAAATCAGTTTGTACTCCACGAGCTGTTCCTTTCACAACTACGTTAACTCCTGGCATAGACATCCGATCAGATTTGGATGTAACAACACCTGTTACAGTTTTCTCTTGTGCAAAAGAAAACTGAATAAAAAACGCTAAACATAGCGTAAGAATCCAAGTAAACTTTGATTTCATAAAATTATTTTTTTGAATTAGTTAAAGGACAAAACTATCATTTTAATATTAATTAACAAACTTTTAATACAGAAATATCCCTTAATCAGTAATTTAATTTTTAAATTATTTTTTTAACACCTTCCAGATTGATTCTTTTTTACCTTGAATTATTTTAAAAATATACAAGCCTGGCTTTAAAGATTTAACATCTAAAGATTGAATTGCATCATTTGTAGGTTGAGATATTTTTTTATTAATATGTCTAATCCCTAATATATCATAAACCTCAAGATACATAGCTTCTGACAACTCAGAATGAACTGCTATATTAACAACATCAGTCATCGGGTTTGGCCAAACACTAATAGAAGTGAATTCAAAATCATTATTAGCCAAACTACTATCATCTAAACCCGAAATTATTAATGAAAAATCTTGATTATCTCCTACTAATTTCCCTTTATGTGTTATTTTTATAGTGTAAACTTCTGCTAAAGGATTAGCTATTTCTATTTTTTCTACATTATCTACAAAATTATCCGCTTTTATTGCAGGCAATTCTTTTACATCATTCAACCTCCAAGGATAGAATACTTCCTCGCCTTTTTCAATTCTAATATCCAAATCATTTACTAATACTGGCGTGCTTAAATCTACAGTACCCATATTAGCATTTCCCGAACGATCAGTCCATGAAATAGTTGCCTTCAAAGGAATGCCCCCTTTTGCCTTAACCGTTTTAGTGAACACACTCCCTTGTGTCATAGAAACTGTTCTTGTATCAAACTCTTGAACAATTGCTTTTTTACTAGCAGTAGTTTTGTACGCATCAGTTATTACTTCAACTGATTTTTCTGCATTTATCAAACCCCATCCAAACCTTGGGTCTGGACCATCAGCGTCACCAGCCTCATCAGCTGTATGAATGATCAATCCTCTTAAAGTAGCCGATCTCATAAAATCAGTAGTGGTATTTCTAAAATGCTCTTGCAATAAAAGCAATGTTGCCGTTACAGCTGGCGCAGCCATCGATGTCCCTGACAAAGTAGTATAACCTTTATTACCAGCTGCACTACTAGTTGAATACACATTTACTCCTTTTGTTGAAATATCTGGTTTTACTCTATTATCATCCGTTGGCCCCCAGCTACTAAAGGCTGACATTACCACACTATTTGGGTCTACATATCCATTTGCACCTAACCCGTTAACGGCAGCTACAACAATTGCGTTTTTTGATGTTGAAAAATCAGACAATAAATCATAACCGTTTTTAGTTGGGTTTATTGTAGGGATATTGTTTCTGTCATTTCCAGCAGCAATTACAGGCTGATAATAAGGTGCGCTAAAAGCTACTGCATCTAAATCACGAGAATCATTTCTATAGGCACCAAAAATATAAACTGGAAAACTAGCATTACTTGACTGAAGACCATAAGAATGATTTGATACTAACAAACCATTATTCAATGCCAATTGTGCCATTTCTTCTAAATCCCTAGTCCAATTACTTACATAAGCATAAGCTTTATGAGCAATCCCTCTCCCTTTACCGTCGATTGAGTTTAATCCTGAACTAATCATAGTTCCCGTGACGTGAGTTGAATGATTTGAAATTGGGTTAGTATTGTTATCATAAACAAAAGCCCTACCTCCAAAATCTTCATGCTTAATATTTGCATTATCTTGATCCCAAACTCCTACATATAGTCCTTCACCGGTTAAATTCAATCCTAACCCACCGTTAAGTCCAAGTCTATTTGTTCTAGAAGTAAATGCTGAACCATCATTACTTGTAACACGGTATAGAAGAATTCCGTCATTTGTAACTTCTTTTACTTCTGAGTAACTTCCATCAGCATTTAACATACTTACAGGAAATCCATTTTGATTTGCAAAATCAACAGCTTTCTCATAAATCTTATTTTGACTTTCTCCATACTGCACTTTCAACTGATTAAGTTTAGCAACATTGGAGTATTTTAATATAACCTTTTTTTCTTTTTCTGTTTGAGATTGCATAGAGCTAGCAAACAAGAAAATAAAAAGTGACAACACTTTCAAAGTATTTTTTTTCATGATATGATTTTGAATTATTTATCCAGTTGGCTAAATTATAATTAATTTATAATTATCAATGAATAAAACATCTCTTTTATAAAGAAGTTGTTATTTCAAATAACTGTTATTATTAATTTTCAGAAAAAATCATAATATTTGCTACTTTAAAATAATCCTTTATGCTCGAAAATAATTTTTCAAAATTTATGTTAGAATCCGGAACAGATGAAGCTGGTCGAGGATGTCTTGCCGGTCCCGTGACCGCAGCGGCAATTATACTTCCGTCAGAATTTGAAAATGAAATATTAAACGACAGTAAAAAATTGTCTGAGAAAATAAGAGAAAGACTGAAACCAATTTTAGAGGAAATTGCAATCAGTTTTGCAGTGACCCATTTAGAACCGAATGTTATTGATGAAATCAATATCCTGAATGCATCCATAAAAGCGATGCAGGAATGTGTTTTAAAACTCAACCCACAACCGGAATATATTATCGTGGACGGAAACGCTCCTTTTATACATAAAAACGGGCTGAAAAATAAAGGGGGTAAATTTTACACTGCAGCCGAAATAAAAATTCTTACTTCCATTCCAAGTACAAGTATTATAAAAGGTGATGCTAAATACATGAGTATTGCGGCAGCCTCTGTATTAGCAAAAACCTACCGTGATGAATACATGAATCGTATTCACGAAGAATTCCCTATGTACAATTGGAAAAAAAACAAAGGCTATCCTACCAAAGAACATCGGGAAGCGATCAGGAAATATGGAGTAACCAAATACCACCGAATGAGTTTTCGATTATTGCCGGAACAATTAAAGTTGGAAATTTAAGCTAGATTGCAGAAGTTGAGAAATCAGCATCAAAAAGGGTAGAGAAATGTTTCAGAATTTTTTCTTTTACTTCTTCCTCGTTTACTTTTTCCACGCCCAGTTCCACTTGTAATGAAGTAACAGCCTTGCCTCTAATTCCACAAGGAATGATATTGTCAAAATAACCCAAATCGGCATTTACGTTTAAGGCAAATCCGTGCATGGTTACCCAGCGCGAAGCTCGAACCCCCAAAGCACATATTTTGCGGGCAAATGGTGTTCCCGAACCAAGCCATACTCCAGTTTCACCTTCACTCCTACCGCATTCCAAACCATATTCTTGTAAAGTAAGAATAATAGATTCCTCTAGCAATCGCAGGTATTTATGAATATCCGTAAAGAAGTTGTCTAAGTCCAAAATGGGATAACCTACAATTTGTCCCGGGCCGTGATACGTAATGTCACCACCGCGGTTTATTTTGTAAAAAGTAGCACCTTTAGCTTCCAATTGTTTTTCTGATAAAAGTAGATTACTTAAATCCCCGCTTTTCCCAAGTGTGTACACATGAGGATGCTCGACAAAGAGGAAATAATTTGGCGTCTCTAGATTAAGTTCTTCTCTCCTGTTTCTGATTTTTAAATCGACAATTCCCTTGAACAATTCTTCCTGGTATTCCCAAGTTTCTTTATAGTCTTTATTTCCTAAATCTTGAAGTTGGATTGATTTGTTCATTTTTTATGAGGCGCAAAGGATTTGAAGCGCAAAGGTACAAAGTTTATATTGAAGTCATATTGAATTCAAGTATCCAAAAATTGTTATTCTAAAACTACTTCCAGATTTGTAATTTCAGGATTTTGCAAACAGTCCGTTAATAAGAAAATCAATTTTAAAGACTTTTGGTCTGCGCCAATAATTGCATTTACATTAGAAACCGATTTAATTTTTCGAGGGAAATGGTAGTTAAGAGTATAAGTTAGTCCTTTATTAAAATCCAATAAAAAACTCTTTTCATTATACATTTCTCTATACTTAATAAACTCTATATTATTTAAAACTTTGAAGCTTCTATTAAAAACAATCCCGTCAAAGGAATATTTAATTTCTTTCTCCTCTTTATCTAAATTCATAGGACGATTATCTTTTAGACAATTTATATACTTATATCCATTTTTAAGATCTACTATTTCATTGACCGAATTGAAATTTTGAGAAAGCTTGTATATATATTCCTTATCAATCGAATTTTCCTTGTTGTATATTTCTATTTGCTCGTGTTTCTTTAAACAAGTTTGTTCCGCTTTTGAAAACCTAGAGAATGTATCCTTATAAAAATGTATTAACTCTTTAATGGTTATTATTTCTTCAATAAAACCCTCTTCCTTAGCATAATCTTCTTTCAAAAACTGCATATATCGATATTCGTCTCTTTGTGATATGATTTCAATTTTACCACTACTATTATCATTGATAAAAATGTTTTCAGTAACATTACACACAATACTACTATTTAAAAATAACAAAGAAACAGAGACGATTGATACTAAAGTTTTAAGAAGCATTTTTTAATTTTATTTTATAATCTAACAACAATTAATTCAACACTAAAGTACTTTACTTATTCTAAAACCACTTCCAGATTTGTAATTTCAGGATTTTGTAAAAAATCGAATATTAAAAACTGCAATTCTAATGCTTTTTTATCAGCACTGATTATAGCATTATTATTTGAAACTGATTTTATTTTTCGTGGAAAATGATACTTTAAGGTATAAGTTTGCACCAGTTTAAAACTAACAAGTTGCTTTTTATAGGATTCAATTTTTTCTTTTTCCTTCTGGAAGATATCCTCATCTGTAATAGTTACAATCCTATTAAAGTGATTACCATTTAAAGCAAAGCGCACATTATAATAATGTTCTTCAGCAGTTAATGCATAATTATGAACTAGGTCACTAACGTAGTTTTCAGTTTTAGAAAGGTCTGCTATATCTTCAACTTTTTGAAAATTTTGCGTAATTATAGTTCTAAATTCTTTATCGAAAGCACTTTTTTTGATGTGAACATTCACGTTTTTAAACTTACTGAACAAGTCTTGCTCTGGTTGGGTATATTTTATGAAATTATCATTATGCTTATTGATATAGTCTTGAAAAACATAAGTCGTGTCGCTAAAAACAGTCTCTTTGGAATAATTTTCTCCTGCAATTTGCATATAGCTGTTTTCGTCACGATGTTCATTAATTTCAATCGTTCCGCTTCCATCAGGATTGATGTGAATAGTCTCAGTTACTTGACAACTTGTGGCGATAGCAATTAAAAGCAGATAAAAACAGTATTTCATTTTATTAATTATTCAGGTTTAAGGCTCCAAATATACTATGAATTAAACTACAGTTCTTACATTTTAACAAAACATTCTTACAAAGATTATTCGTGCTTAATAGCCCCGATGGCAGCGTTATCCCGCACCTTTTTTTGGTGCGGGATAACGCTGCCATCGGGACAAATCGTGTTTATAAAAACTATTGTTTCTGCTCCTGAAATCAAACAATTTAATAATATGACATTCCAACTTATTAGCATTGCTATTTTAAGTCATAAAGGTTATATTTGCAGTCTTAAAATCTGAATATAATGGCATTATCTGAACAAGAAATTATCCGTAGAGAAAAACTACAAAGCTTACGCAACCTAGGGATTAACCCTTATCCTGCAAATCTTTTCCCTGTAAATCATACTTCGAAACAAATAAAGGAAAGCTTTGAAGAAGGTAAAAAGGTGATTGTTGCCGGGCGTTTGATGAGTGTAAGGGATCAAGGAAAAGCTTGTTTTGCCGAATTGCAAGATAGCGAAGGCCGCATACAATTGTATGTGAACCGCGATGTGTTGTGTGAGGGTGATGATAAAACATTATACAATCAGGTATTTAAAAAACTGACCGACTTAGGTGATTTTATTGGTATCGAAGGAGAATTGTTCACTACTAAAGTAGGTGCGCAATGTATTCGTGTGGATGGATTTACTTTTTTGAGTAAAACATTGCGTCCGTTACCATTACCAAAAGTAGATGAAGACGGAAAAGTGCACGACGCTTTTAATGACGCTGAATTGCGTTACAGAATGCGTTATGTGGATTTGACGGTGAATCAAAATGTGAAAGAGACGTTTATCAAGAGAACAAAATTGTTCAACTCGATGCGTACTTTCTTTAACGATGCAGGATATCTTGAGGTGGAAACCCCAATTTTACAATCGATTCCTGGTGGTGCTGCGGCGCGTCCGTTTATCACACACCATAACTCACTAGATATGCCATTGTATATGCGTATTGCTAATGAGTTGTACTTAAAAAGATTAATTGTAGGTGGATTTGACGGAGTGTATGAGTTTTCTAAAAACTTCCGTAACGAAGGAATGGACAGAACGCACAACCCGGAATTTACAGCTATGGAAATATATGTAGCCTACAAAGACTACAACTGGATGATGGAGTTTACGGAGAACTTACTGGAACATTGCGCTATAGGTGTAAATGGAACTAGTGAAGCGACTTTTGGCGAACATAAAATCAGCTTCAAAGCACCTTATGCTCGTGTTACAATGACTGATTCTATCAAACACTTCACTGGTTTTGATATTTCAGGAAAAAGCGAAACAGAACTTTTTGATGCTGCCAGAGGAATGGGAATTGAGGTTGATGAAACTATGGGTAAAGGAAAATTGATTGATGAAATTTTTGGCGCTAAATGCGAAGGAAATTATATTCAACCAACATTCATTACTGATTATCCTAAGGAAATGTCACCGCTTTGTAAAGAGCACCGTGACAATCCTGAATTGACAGAACGTTTTGAATTAATGGTTTGTGGTAAAGAGGTTGCAAATGCCTACTCGGAACTAAATGACCCAATTGATCAAAGAGAGCGTTTTGAAGAACAAATGCGTCTTGCTGAAAAAGGAGATGATGAAGCAACTGGAATTATTGATGAAGATTTCTTGAGAGCACTTGAATATGGAATGCCTCCTACATCTGGATTAGGGATAGGTATGGACCGTTTAATGATGTTCTTGACTAACAATGCCTCAATTCAAGAAGTATTGTTCTTCCCACAAATGAGACCTGAGAAAAAACAAGTTCAAATTGAACTGGAAGACGACGAAAAACTTATTGTTGCCTTATTGAAAACCAATGACAACCAAATGGATTTTGGCGCACTTAAAACCAAATCAGAATTGAGCGGTAAAAAATGGGATAAAGCGATGAAAAACCTTTCTTCTCTAGGAATGACTGAAGTGGTTGTTGTAGGAGATGTTAAAGCTTGCAGACTGAAAGAGTAAGTTTTACTCAATATATACTTATAAAAAAGGAACTTCAATTGAAGTTCCTTTTTTTATTACACTTAAGTTATTACTTTCTATAATTCCCTTTCGGTAAATAATAAAGCCAACTGAAACCTATCAAAAACAAGATCAAGGAAGCGATAAATGCTGGGATCAAAATTTCTCTATGATTGTCTAACGCATTATTTAACGAGGCGTACAACAACCAGATCTGAATCGTGACATTTAAGATTAAAATGAATATCAGCGTTGAAAGGATGTTGTTTAGCTTGTTGGGATTAGCTTTGTTTTGGCTTGTTCTAAAATTACTCATAACAATTGAATTTAATTATTCCTGTTTCTTAACTCATCACATTCTCTTGTGATGCTTTCACGTAAATATCTTTGTCTTTAAAGAACACTTCCAGTTTAGGCAAAGCTCTTGGCGGCGGTCCTGCAATCACATCACCTGTCATAGCATCAAACGATCCTTCGTGACAAGGACAATGAATAATCCCGGTTCCCGGCTTGTAAAAAACCGAACAAGAAAGATGGGTACATTTTTGCTCATAGGCTTTATATTCCCCATTTTCTAGATGAATCAAGATATAAGGAACAGTACTCCCTTCTATAACAAAACCTCGTGTTCCCCCTACTGGAACTTCGTCTTGCTTGCATACAAAATGCTCGCCAGCCACTTCTTCTTTAGGTAATAAATATGCTTTGGCAGCGACCAAACCACTACCAACCATTAGTCCTCCTGAAACCAGCGTCAGGAATTTTGCAAAATCACGACGACTGACTTGCGTGGCTTCTTGTTTTAAAATTGGAAAGTCTTTTTTCCAGTTTTCGTTTAAATTATCTTCTTTTGACATTTTTTAAAGTTTAAAGTTTAAAGTTTCCCGTTTAAAGTTGTTCTACTCACTTTTCACATTTCACTTTTCACGACTAATATATTATCAACTCAGTACTGCCTTTAGGCATCATGATATTCACTTTGGTATTTACAATCTCTTTTCCGAAAACAAAGGTGTTTACAGGCGAACTGTTTGGACGCATTTCTTCGATTTCCGCTTTTGTACCGTAGAACAAGGCGCCACTTGGACAAACGGTGGCACACATTGGTTTTTTTCCAACGCTCGTTCTGTCATAACACATCGTACACTTCATCATCAAATCGTACTCTTCAATTTTCTTTGGCACACCAAAAGGACACGCAATCACGCAATTCGAACAACCGATACATCTTTCGGTATTGGCAGTATGTACGATTCCGAATTCGTCTTTTGATATCGCATCAGCTGGGCATACACTAGCACAAACAGGGTCATCGCAATGCATACACACCTGAACTGTAGTTTGAACCGTTGAAGCACGATCTACATAATTGACATGAATCATAGAGTCTTGTCCGTTTGTTTCACATTCGGCGCAAGCTAATTCACAAGCTTTACAACCTATGCAACGTTGCATATCTACAAAAAACTCTTCGTTTGTATTGAAACTGGTATAGTTCATAATTTAGCTTTTTATAGATTAAACACTGGCATAAGCCTTAGATTCTTTGGATGGTGGAGCGATTTCTTTGAGCGGCTCTAAATGACAGGCACAAACCTTAAATTCCGGTATTTTGGAAA includes the following:
- a CDS encoding SusC/RagA family TonB-linked outer membrane protein, whose amino-acid sequence is MKSKFTWILTLCLAFFIQFSFAQEKTVTGVVTSKSDRMSMPGVNVVVKGTARGVQTDFDGKFAIKASVGEKITFSLIGSKSVTVVVGAQSKINVQLEDDSTILENVIVQGYNVTKTKTKSNVASVTVSSKTIEGRPNASFIQTLQAQVSGLNISSGSGQPGANSQIIIRGTGSINGKVEPLFVIDGIPLDSDNFRSINPDDIESVSVLKDAGATSIYGNRGANGVIIVKTRKGSFDSPLSIKYTSTTGFTSLQSTKYDLMNSQELLTTERAYGRGKGFNGGVNGAPMTDAEIAAAPNFDWLDYFFRTGVSQNQVLSLSGGGKNMTSYSSIGYFDQKGILVDSDLKRFSFRSNVSGKSNDDKFNYSTTTSLNFSRRNEPNSIGTGAVNRNYVLGANTGAPYLTAGQYSTPAQLLADYRASGTLLLTPLMLVDKLATYKNVVDELKGLVNLDGSYKLTKDLSVGSSFGIDYAQETQYQWQSPVSFNSLLFGAAAVANDHEFQSFDRRVVLTSNSRLVYDRTFNEKHSVSASAFVEYIKSHLNGLNFRQRGLDPKTTSPGGGTGYILDGPSNDRNVPTVSAYEASAGLFSYFATADYDYADKYGFGATIRRDASSRFASSFRWGTFYSVSGRWNIDKEAFMKNSVFNVLKLRGSYGTSGNQDVSNGSFSSLNNTKELYTTATGYNGLQAYVLNQLGVSDLRWEKTAQANIGLDFEVFNGKLSGSFDVYEKKTTDLFIPVPLSAINATTIVNANFGSLENKGVEATLKYDAITNNDGFNLSFNFNGSYNKNKIIDIAGATGRIDNGSTVIEESKIIDEYFLTRYAGVNPANGNLLFLDKNGSITENPDPAADRVHTGKSKIPVYQGGFGFDSSYKGFFLNASFSYTAKVYRLDWDLLGLQNPTNNVGVFNLTSDLLNAWTPDNRNTNIPALKATNIASQNNSDRYLVDASYVRLRFVSFGYNVSKRALAKTPFKSVRTFIQGENLFTFSKWRGWDAESTRSGDQYQYPTPKMVSVGLQLEF
- a CDS encoding S8 family serine peptidase, which codes for MKKNTLKVLSLFIFLFASSMQSQTEKEKKVILKYSNVAKLNQLKVQYGESQNKIYEKAVDFANQNGFPVSMLNADGSYSEVKEVTNDGILLYRVTSNDGSAFTSRTNRLGLNGGLGLNLTGEGLYVGVWDQDNANIKHEDFGGRAFVYDNNTNPISNHSTHVTGTMISSGLNSIDGKGRGIAHKAYAYVSNWTRDLEEMAQLALNNGLLVSNHSYGLQSSNASFPVYIFGAYRNDSRDLDAVAFSAPYYQPVIAAGNDRNNIPTINPTKNGYDLLSDFSTSKNAIVVAAVNGLGANGYVDPNSVVMSAFSSWGPTDDNRVKPDISTKGVNVYSTSSAAGNKGYTTLSGTSMAAPAVTATLLLLQEHFRNTTTDFMRSATLRGLIIHTADEAGDADGPDPRFGWGLINAEKSVEVITDAYKTTASKKAIVQEFDTRTVSMTQGSVFTKTVKAKGGIPLKATISWTDRSGNANMGTVDLSTPVLVNDLDIRIEKGEEVFYPWRLNDVKELPAIKADNFVDNVEKIEIANPLAEVYTIKITHKGKLVGDNQDFSLIISGLDDSSLANNDFEFTSISVWPNPMTDVVNIAVHSELSEAMYLEVYDILGIRHINKKISQPTNDAIQSLDVKSLKPGLYIFKIIQGKKESIWKVLKK
- a CDS encoding ribonuclease HII; its protein translation is MLENNFSKFMLESGTDEAGRGCLAGPVTAAAIILPSEFENEILNDSKKLSEKIRERLKPILEEIAISFAVTHLEPNVIDEINILNASIKAMQECVLKLNPQPEYIIVDGNAPFIHKNGLKNKGGKFYTAAEIKILTSIPSTSIIKGDAKYMSIAAASVLAKTYRDEYMNRIHEEFPMYNWKKNKGYPTKEHREAIRKYGVTKYHRMSFRLLPEQLKLEI
- the lipB gene encoding lipoyl(octanoyl) transferase LipB, which codes for MNKSIQLQDLGNKDYKETWEYQEELFKGIVDLKIRNRREELNLETPNYFLFVEHPHVYTLGKSGDLSNLLLSEKQLEAKGATFYKINRGGDITYHGPGQIVGYPILDLDNFFTDIHKYLRLLEESIILTLQEYGLECGRSEGETGVWLGSGTPFARKICALGVRASRWVTMHGFALNVNADLGYFDNIIPCGIRGKAVTSLQVELGVEKVNEEEVKEKILKHFSTLFDADFSTSAI
- the lysS gene encoding lysine--tRNA ligase; translation: MALSEQEIIRREKLQSLRNLGINPYPANLFPVNHTSKQIKESFEEGKKVIVAGRLMSVRDQGKACFAELQDSEGRIQLYVNRDVLCEGDDKTLYNQVFKKLTDLGDFIGIEGELFTTKVGAQCIRVDGFTFLSKTLRPLPLPKVDEDGKVHDAFNDAELRYRMRYVDLTVNQNVKETFIKRTKLFNSMRTFFNDAGYLEVETPILQSIPGGAAARPFITHHNSLDMPLYMRIANELYLKRLIVGGFDGVYEFSKNFRNEGMDRTHNPEFTAMEIYVAYKDYNWMMEFTENLLEHCAIGVNGTSEATFGEHKISFKAPYARVTMTDSIKHFTGFDISGKSETELFDAARGMGIEVDETMGKGKLIDEIFGAKCEGNYIQPTFITDYPKEMSPLCKEHRDNPELTERFELMVCGKEVANAYSELNDPIDQRERFEEQMRLAEKGDDEATGIIDEDFLRALEYGMPPTSGLGIGMDRLMMFLTNNASIQEVLFFPQMRPEKKQVQIELEDDEKLIVALLKTNDNQMDFGALKTKSELSGKKWDKAMKNLSSLGMTEVVVVGDVKACRLKE
- a CDS encoding DUF6755 family protein, whose protein sequence is MSNFRTSQNKANPNKLNNILSTLIFILILNVTIQIWLLYASLNNALDNHREILIPAFIASLILFLIGFSWLYYLPKGNYRK
- a CDS encoding Rieske (2Fe-2S) protein — its product is MSKEDNLNENWKKDFPILKQEATQVSRRDFAKFLTLVSGGLMVGSGLVAAKAYLLPKEEVAGEHFVCKQDEVPVGGTRGFVIEGSTVPYILIHLENGEYKAYEQKCTHLSCSVFYKPGTGIIHCPCHEGSFDAMTGDVIAGPPPRALPKLEVFFKDKDIYVKASQENVMS
- a CDS encoding 4Fe-4S dicluster domain-containing protein; the encoded protein is MNYTSFNTNEEFFVDMQRCIGCKACELACAECETNGQDSMIHVNYVDRASTVQTTVQVCMHCDDPVCASVCPADAISKDEFGIVHTANTERCIGCSNCVIACPFGVPKKIEEYDLMMKCTMCYDRTSVGKKPMCATVCPSGALFYGTKAEIEEMRPNSSPVNTFVFGKEIVNTKVNIMMPKGSTELIIY